One region of Salinirubrum litoreum genomic DNA includes:
- a CDS encoding DUF91 domain-containing protein — protein MIFSINNNSEAVTELKDEQFADLDIWERRDLQEWVIDNPRILGEDLLVVTSEYDGFEGLRDRLDVLALTPDGKLVVVELKRDNADDTTDLQAIKYASYCATLTAEDIQNEYREFWQERDDEELTPGSVGEKFNDFLQEGVLREDPFTEDGWAAFDLGSKPRIVLAAGEFGTQVTAPVMWLIEEYGMDITCTKIDAYDNDDEILLDSQQIIPVKEAEEYMTRRREKEERQDEKRHSGRTITLLLDRELLSQGDEVVFTESYVPDEFSDDPPVQQYDESDDFWRARITGKKGQSDNVEWLYDNKEYSFTGLSKELLRQLAGRDSDKALNGYKYWTLQENPAYTLDELRDKRSLPTVQDVEN, from the coding sequence ATGATATTCTCTATCAACAACAACTCCGAGGCGGTAACAGAGTTGAAAGACGAACAGTTTGCTGACCTCGACATTTGGGAACGTCGTGATCTACAGGAATGGGTGATTGACAATCCTCGTATACTCGGTGAGGACCTGCTCGTTGTCACCTCCGAGTACGACGGATTTGAAGGCTTACGAGACCGATTAGACGTACTCGCGTTGACTCCTGACGGGAAACTCGTCGTCGTCGAACTCAAACGCGATAACGCCGACGACACGACCGACCTACAAGCGATAAAATACGCAAGCTACTGTGCGACGTTAACAGCTGAAGACATTCAAAACGAGTACCGTGAATTCTGGCAGGAACGAGACGACGAGGAGCTCACACCGGGATCGGTCGGCGAGAAATTCAACGACTTTCTCCAGGAAGGAGTGCTCCGCGAAGACCCATTTACCGAGGACGGCTGGGCGGCCTTTGATCTTGGCTCGAAGCCGCGAATCGTTCTCGCGGCCGGGGAGTTCGGGACCCAAGTCACCGCGCCCGTGATGTGGCTAATCGAAGAGTACGGGATGGACATCACCTGTACGAAAATCGACGCCTACGATAACGATGACGAGATCCTGCTTGACTCCCAGCAAATCATCCCGGTGAAAGAAGCCGAGGAGTACATGACCCGCCGGCGTGAGAAAGAGGAGAGACAAGACGAGAAACGACACTCCGGTAGGACGATTACTCTGCTCCTTGATCGTGAACTCCTCAGTCAGGGCGATGAGGTTGTCTTCACCGAGAGCTACGTCCCCGACGAGTTCTCTGACGATCCACCAGTCCAACAGTATGACGAAAGCGATGACTTCTGGCGCGCCCGAATCACGGGGAAAAAAGGCCAGAGTGATAACGTAGAGTGGCTCTACGACAACAAAGAGTACTCTTTCACTGGGCTGTCGAAAGAGCTACTCCGGCAACTTGCTGGCCGCGATTCCGACAAGGCGCTCAACGGCTACAAGTACTGGACTCTCCAAGAGAATCCAGCATACACGTTGGATGAACTCAGAGACAAGCGATCACTACCGACCGTGCAGGATGTGGAGAACTGA
- a CDS encoding aldo/keto reductase — protein sequence MATPDTFDIGGELTVNRLGFGAMRLCGEGIIGPPDDEANAHEVLQRAVDLGVDFIDTADSYGPGVSERLIGEALDPEDAVVATKAGLLRNRSGEWLPHGDPDYIRNQVLCSLDRLRTDSIDLYQFHRPDPDTPFADSVNTFAELQDDGLVDHVGLSNVSVEQLDEARELVDVATVQNRYNFAHRDDEDVLQACEDYDVGFIPWYPIGAGDLGEKGEVLDSVAANHDASRMQIGLAWLLQHSPVTLPIPGTSSVEHLEENVAARDIELTDEEMRRLGA from the coding sequence ATGGCGACTCCCGACACCTTCGACATCGGCGGCGAGTTGACAGTGAACCGGCTCGGCTTCGGCGCGATGCGCCTCTGCGGCGAGGGGATCATCGGCCCGCCGGACGACGAGGCCAACGCCCACGAGGTCCTCCAGCGGGCGGTCGACCTCGGCGTCGACTTCATCGACACCGCCGACTCCTACGGCCCCGGCGTCTCCGAGCGTCTCATCGGCGAGGCGCTCGACCCCGAGGACGCCGTCGTGGCGACGAAGGCCGGTCTCCTCCGGAACCGATCGGGCGAGTGGCTCCCCCACGGCGACCCCGACTACATCCGGAACCAGGTGCTCTGCAGCCTCGACCGCCTCCGAACCGACAGCATCGACCTCTACCAGTTCCACCGGCCCGACCCGGACACGCCGTTCGCCGACTCGGTGAACACCTTCGCCGAACTGCAGGACGACGGCCTCGTGGACCACGTCGGCCTGTCGAACGTCTCGGTCGAACAACTGGACGAGGCCCGCGAACTGGTGGACGTGGCGACCGTCCAGAACCGCTACAACTTCGCACACCGCGACGACGAGGACGTCCTCCAGGCCTGCGAGGACTACGACGTCGGCTTCATCCCGTGGTACCCCATCGGCGCGGGCGACCTCGGCGAGAAGGGTGAGGTCCTCGACTCGGTCGCCGCGAACCACGACGCCTCCCGGATGCAGATCGGACTGGCGTGGCTCCTCCAGCACTCGCCGGTCACGCTCCCGATTCCGGGCACCTCCAGCGTCGAGCACCTGGAAGAGAACGTCGCCGCCCGGGACATCGAGTTGACCGACGAGGAGATGCGGCGACTCGGCGCGTAA
- a CDS encoding DUF192 domain-containing protein produces MDSRTAAALAAILLVSVGGVAAFELGFVGSDGYDRTTVTVEDESGQQLATVEVRVSDTFDERYTGLSDTESLGPNEGMLFVHGEESRKTYVMRDMAFPIDMVFVAANGTVTRIHHAELPPEGTSEGDLKGYTGQAKYVLEVPYEFTTENGIEVGDRLVIPDEHRNP; encoded by the coding sequence ATGGACTCCCGCACCGCCGCCGCCCTCGCCGCGATCCTCCTCGTCTCCGTCGGTGGCGTCGCCGCTTTCGAACTCGGCTTCGTCGGCAGTGACGGCTACGACCGGACGACCGTGACCGTCGAGGACGAGTCCGGCCAGCAGTTGGCGACCGTCGAGGTGCGCGTCTCGGACACCTTCGACGAACGCTACACCGGCCTGTCGGACACCGAGTCGCTCGGGCCGAACGAGGGGATGCTGTTCGTCCACGGTGAGGAGTCGCGCAAGACCTACGTGATGCGGGACATGGCCTTCCCCATCGACATGGTGTTCGTCGCCGCGAACGGCACCGTCACCCGCATCCACCACGCCGAACTCCCGCCCGAAGGGACGAGCGAGGGCGATCTGAAGGGCTACACAGGACAGGCAAAGTACGTCCTCGAAGTCCCCTACGAGTTCACGACCGAGAACGGCATCGAGGTCGGCGACCGACTCGTGATCCCCGACGAACACCGCAATCCGTGA
- a CDS encoding DUF5995 family protein, which produces MSVGPNPRPSARHRARTTVAGVRGGRPPTDRDDRTGAGRRPVTDTRRVADDDSRRPDPGILPLIADPFESVADAHERLTTLESTFRERGDRRGAFLCVYARVTEAVGVAIDAGEFADPDWVTDYLVTFADLYREALLAYETGDLVALPDPWQVAFETAERGDALVVQDVVLGINAHVNYDLALALHRVGVGPDRRARYADHCAVNAVLRSLVDEVQDRIAANYAPGVTDLDESFGRLDEALSMLSLREGRDSAWRSAVALSSRFRLRRRLAGWVLRTSSTGAAYLLLAPTVSRSVADALAGVERGDGVPSEE; this is translated from the coding sequence ATGTCAGTCGGCCCCAATCCACGACCCTCGGCACGCCACCGTGCCCGGACCACGGTCGCCGGGGTCCGCGGTGGCCGACCGCCGACCGACCGCGACGACCGAACGGGCGCTGGCCGCCGACCGGTAACCGACACCCGACGAGTAGCCGACGACGACTCTCGGCGGCCGGACCCCGGGATTCTCCCGCTGATCGCCGACCCCTTCGAGTCGGTCGCGGACGCCCACGAGCGACTCACGACGCTCGAATCGACCTTCCGCGAGCGCGGCGACCGGCGCGGCGCGTTTCTCTGTGTCTACGCGCGGGTCACCGAGGCGGTCGGCGTCGCCATCGACGCGGGCGAGTTCGCCGACCCGGACTGGGTCACCGACTATCTCGTCACCTTCGCGGATCTGTATCGGGAGGCGCTGCTCGCCTACGAGACCGGGGACCTCGTCGCGCTCCCCGACCCGTGGCAGGTCGCCTTCGAGACCGCCGAGCGCGGGGACGCGCTGGTCGTGCAGGACGTGGTCCTGGGGATCAACGCCCACGTCAACTACGACCTCGCGCTGGCGCTCCACCGCGTCGGCGTCGGGCCGGATCGCCGGGCGCGGTACGCCGACCACTGTGCCGTGAACGCGGTGCTCCGGTCGCTGGTAGACGAGGTGCAGGATCGGATCGCCGCGAACTACGCCCCCGGCGTGACGGACCTCGACGAGTCGTTCGGCAGACTCGACGAGGCGCTGTCGATGCTCTCGCTCCGGGAGGGGCGAGACAGCGCGTGGCGGTCTGCGGTCGCGCTCTCCTCGCGGTTCCGTCTGCGCCGGCGACTCGCAGGGTGGGTCCTCCGGACGAGTTCGACCGGGGCGGCGTACCTGCTGCTCGCGCCGACGGTCAGTCGGTCGGTCGCGGACGCGCTGGCCGGCGTGGAGCGCGGTGACGGGGTGCCTTCGGAGGAGTGA
- a CDS encoding DUF4440 domain-containing protein, which yields MSDSQPAAPPTESACRAEIERLHDRFVAWFTATADEDSFADIADALASDFEMVTPDGNRVGREAVLDSIRAQYGRDDPGTFDIEIRNVDLRHATDDHATVRYEEWQETGGETRSDETTAGETTGRVSTVLFSVDSSATGDLLWVDVHETWLE from the coding sequence ATGAGTGATTCACAGCCGGCTGCTCCGCCGACCGAATCGGCCTGCCGCGCGGAGATCGAGCGCCTCCACGACCGGTTCGTCGCGTGGTTCACCGCCACCGCCGACGAGGACTCTTTCGCCGACATCGCGGACGCGCTGGCCTCCGACTTCGAGATGGTCACACCCGACGGGAATCGGGTGGGCCGCGAGGCGGTCCTCGACTCGATCCGAGCACAGTACGGCCGGGACGACCCCGGCACGTTCGACATCGAGATCAGGAACGTCGACCTCCGACACGCGACCGACGACCACGCGACGGTTCGCTACGAGGAGTGGCAGGAGACAGGTGGCGAGACGAGAAGTGACGAGACGACTGCCGGCGAGACGACCGGACGAGTCAGTACGGTGCTGTTCAGCGTCGATTCCTCCGCCACCGGCGACCTGCTGTGGGTCGACGTCCACGAGACGTGGCTGGAGTGA
- a CDS encoding NmrA/HSCARG family protein, with translation MTKILVAGATGTQGGAVVDHLLGGEYGTYDVYGLTRDANSERAQALAERGVTVVEGDLTDGERMAELCAGMDAVFCVTTFFEDGPAVETEQGITLADAASEAGVSHFVYSSVGGADRDTGLAHFESKYTVERHVADLGLPATIVRPVYFMQNLAYMHGEELRNGTLSMPLDEGVELGLVDADDIGRAVATAVADPERFVGQTFELGGDSLTLEAMADAVSTAMGTEIEPVHLDLDTYRDAAGNEMADMYAWFNAEGYDIDTESLRAEYGIETTDFASWLTASDAFRPAPAASR, from the coding sequence ATGACGAAGATTCTCGTTGCGGGAGCGACCGGTACGCAGGGCGGTGCAGTCGTCGATCACCTCCTCGGTGGCGAGTACGGCACGTACGACGTGTACGGCCTGACCCGTGACGCGAACAGCGAGCGCGCACAGGCACTCGCCGAACGCGGTGTCACGGTCGTCGAAGGCGATCTGACCGACGGCGAGCGCATGGCGGAGCTCTGTGCCGGCATGGACGCGGTGTTCTGCGTGACGACGTTCTTCGAGGACGGTCCCGCAGTCGAGACCGAACAAGGGATCACACTCGCCGACGCCGCCAGCGAGGCGGGTGTCTCACACTTCGTCTACAGCTCTGTCGGCGGTGCCGACCGCGACACCGGACTCGCGCACTTCGAGTCGAAGTACACAGTCGAACGTCACGTCGCCGACCTCGGTCTCCCGGCGACCATCGTCCGCCCGGTGTACTTCATGCAGAACCTCGCGTACATGCACGGCGAGGAACTCCGGAACGGGACGCTCTCGATGCCCCTCGACGAGGGCGTCGAACTCGGACTAGTAGACGCCGACGACATCGGTCGTGCCGTGGCGACGGCGGTCGCCGACCCCGAGCGCTTCGTCGGACAGACCTTCGAACTCGGCGGTGACTCGCTGACGCTCGAAGCGATGGCCGACGCGGTCTCGACCGCGATGGGCACGGAGATCGAACCGGTCCACCTCGACCTCGACACCTACCGCGACGCCGCCGGCAACGAGATGGCCGACATGTACGCGTGGTTCAACGCCGAGGGCTACGACATCGACACCGAGTCGCTCCGGGCAGAGTACGGTATCGAGACTACCGACTTCGCGTCGTGGCTCACAGCCTCCGACGCCTTCCGCCCCGCGCCGGCCGCCTCGCGCTGA
- a CDS encoding cold-shock protein codes for MATGTVDFFNDTGGYGFISTEDADDDVFFHMEDVGGPDLEEGQDIEFDIEQAPKGPRATNVTRV; via the coding sequence ATGGCGACTGGAACCGTTGATTTCTTCAACGACACTGGCGGCTACGGATTCATCTCGACTGAGGACGCGGACGACGACGTATTCTTCCACATGGAAGACGTCGGTGGCCCGGACCTCGAAGAAGGACAGGACATCGAGTTCGACATCGAACAGGCCCCCAAGGGTCCGCGCGCGACGAACGTCACCCGAGTCTAA
- a CDS encoding M20/M25/M40 family metallo-hydrolase, producing MDCRAFTERLLRFDTTDGRERPAAEWVRTQLADFGFETYTWTADAERLADHPSFPDDPAEIDTADRPSVAGVLEFGDPEAGPTLVLNGHLDVVPADAELWDTDPFEPSWDGDDLTARGAADMKAGFAACVFAALDVRDAVESGDRSLDGRVVVEGVAGEEEGGIGAAAAALDTPYPFERDAVVVAEPTDLRCVTATEGTVMKRLHLQGRSAHAATRWVGESVLPHFETIRDAFEQLEAERAESVTHPLYEEFPIPWPICCGRVEAGSWASTVPATLTAEWRIGVAPGETVSEVEAQFAERLAEVVADDDWLTAHPPTFERFTIQFEPAEISPDEPVVGALQSAMTEAGLAETDAQGATYGADSRHYVAAGIPTVLFGPGTIEQAHFPNETIHWPDVATARDVLAGTVETYLAE from the coding sequence ATGGACTGCCGCGCGTTCACCGAGCGACTCCTGCGATTCGACACGACCGACGGGCGGGAACGCCCCGCCGCCGAGTGGGTCCGGACCCAACTGGCCGACTTCGGCTTCGAGACGTACACGTGGACCGCCGACGCCGAGCGCCTCGCCGACCATCCCTCGTTTCCCGACGATCCGGCGGAGATCGACACGGCGGACCGGCCGAGTGTCGCGGGCGTCCTCGAGTTCGGCGACCCCGAGGCCGGGCCGACGCTCGTCCTGAACGGCCACCTCGACGTGGTGCCGGCCGACGCCGAACTGTGGGACACCGACCCCTTCGAGCCGTCGTGGGACGGCGACGACCTGACGGCGCGGGGCGCGGCCGACATGAAAGCCGGCTTCGCCGCCTGCGTCTTCGCCGCGCTGGACGTGCGCGATGCGGTGGAGTCGGGCGATCGCTCGCTCGACGGTCGCGTCGTCGTCGAGGGTGTCGCGGGCGAGGAGGAGGGCGGCATCGGCGCGGCCGCCGCCGCACTCGACACTCCGTACCCCTTCGAGCGCGACGCGGTGGTCGTCGCGGAACCGACCGACCTCCGGTGTGTCACCGCCACCGAGGGGACCGTGATGAAGCGGCTCCACCTCCAGGGGCGGTCGGCCCACGCCGCGACCCGGTGGGTCGGCGAGTCGGTCCTGCCGCACTTCGAGACGATCCGAGACGCGTTCGAGCAGTTGGAAGCCGAGCGTGCCGAGTCGGTCACCCACCCCCTCTACGAGGAGTTTCCGATCCCGTGGCCGATCTGTTGCGGGCGTGTCGAGGCCGGGTCGTGGGCCTCGACCGTGCCCGCCACCCTGACCGCCGAGTGGCGCATCGGTGTCGCGCCGGGCGAGACCGTCTCGGAGGTCGAGGCGCAGTTCGCGGAGCGTCTGGCCGAGGTCGTGGCCGACGACGACTGGCTCACGGCACACCCGCCGACGTTCGAGCGGTTCACCATCCAGTTCGAACCGGCAGAGATCAGTCCCGACGAACCGGTCGTCGGAGCGCTCCAGTCGGCGATGACCGAGGCAGGCCTGGCGGAGACCGACGCGCAGGGGGCGACATACGGGGCCGACTCGCGCCACTACGTCGCGGCGGGGATTCCGACCGTGTTGTTCGGCCCGGGGACCATCGAGCAGGCGCACTTCCCCAACGAGACGATCCACTGGCCGGACGTGGCGACGGCGCGGGACGTGCTTGCCGGGACAGTCGAGACGTATCTCGCCGAGTGA
- a CDS encoding DoxX family protein, which translates to MTVPTTTLARLKRPLRYLMGGLYVLAGITHFRAPDTYERIVPPQFPAPRTLVYLSGVAEILLGVGVLFERTRRESAFGLIALLVAVFPANVYMATSDDVELGAVPDEYRDLSNLALWARLPLQAVLVAWAWWYTDE; encoded by the coding sequence CTGACCGTGCCGACCACCACACTCGCCCGACTGAAACGCCCGCTCCGCTACCTGATGGGCGGCCTCTACGTCCTCGCCGGGATCACCCACTTCCGCGCGCCCGACACCTACGAGCGCATCGTCCCGCCGCAGTTTCCCGCCCCCCGGACGCTCGTCTACCTCTCCGGCGTCGCCGAGATTCTCCTCGGTGTCGGGGTGCTGTTCGAGCGCACGCGCCGGGAGTCTGCGTTCGGACTGATCGCCCTGCTCGTGGCGGTGTTCCCCGCGAACGTCTACATGGCGACCAGCGACGACGTCGAGTTGGGCGCGGTCCCCGACGAGTATCGTGACCTCTCGAATCTCGCGCTGTGGGCGCGGCTTCCACTGCAGGCCGTGCTCGTCGCGTGGGCGTGGTGGTACACCGATGAGTGA